GAGGGGACCGCCCGGATCCGCGTCGCCCCGATGGCCACCCACACCGACGAGGAGGTGGCGCGCTGTCTCGACGCCTTCGAGTCGGCCGGCCGGGAGGTGGGACTGCTGTGACCGACGGGAAGGCGGAGGGACTGTCCGCCGAGGGCGTGACCGACTTCGCCGTGGTCGGCACGGACACCGGCGTCGGGAAGACGGTGGTGACCGCCGGGCTGGTCGGGTGGCTCCGGGCTGTCGGCGTCGACGCCCGCGCCGTCAAACCCGCACAGACAGGCCATCCGCCGGACGACGACGCCGGCTTCGTCGCCGACGCCTGCGGGACGGACGCGGCCGCGACCTGTCTCGAACGGCTCGAACCGGCGCTCGCGCCGGCCGTCGCCGCCGAGCGCGAGGGCGTCGATCTCTCGTACGACGCGATCCGCGAGGGATGCGAGCGGGAACTCGCCGAGGCGGCGGTCGGCGTCGTCGAGGGGATCGGCGGGCTGCGCGTCCCGCTGGCCGACGACCGGGAGGTCGTCGACCTCGTGGCGGACCTCGGAGTGCCCGCACTGGTCGTCGCTCGCTCCGGGCTGGGGACGCTCAACCACACGG
The window above is part of the Halosimplex rubrum genome. Proteins encoded here:
- the bioD gene encoding dethiobiotin synthase produces the protein MTDGKAEGLSAEGVTDFAVVGTDTGVGKTVVTAGLVGWLRAVGVDARAVKPAQTGHPPDDDAGFVADACGTDAAATCLERLEPALAPAVAAEREGVDLSYDAIREGCERELAEAAVGVVEGIGGLRVPLADDREVVDLVADLGVPALVVARSGLGTLNHTALTVEALERRGCAVEGVVLDEYEGATVAQRTNPDVLADMTERPVWTLPPLTIDEPRDAVVGVRERLPTDAFPTE